One Microcebus murinus isolate Inina chromosome 9, M.murinus_Inina_mat1.0, whole genome shotgun sequence DNA window includes the following coding sequences:
- the PMPCB gene encoding mitochondrial-processing peptidase subunit beta, with protein MAASAARAVLLPAARRRLWGFTERLLIRDAARRSLYFGGDRLRSTQAATQVVLNVPETRVTRLENGLRVASEDSGLSTCTVGLWIDAGSRYENEKNNGTAHFLEHMAFKGTKKRSQLDLELEIENMGAHLNAYTSREQTVYYAKAFSKDLPRAVEILADIIQNSTLGAAEIERERGVILREMQEVETNLQEVVFDYLHATAYQNTALGRTILGPTENIKSINRKDLVDYITTHYKGPRIVLAAAGGVSHDELLELAKFHFGDSLCTHKGEIPALPPCKFTGSEIRVRDDKMPLAHLAIAVEAVGWAHPDTICLMVANTLIGNWDRSFGGGMNLSSKLAQLTCHGSLCHSFQSFNTSYTDTGLWGLYMVCEPATVADMLHVVQKEWMRLCTSVTESEVARAKNLLKTNMLLQLDGSTPICEDIGRQMLCYNRRIPIPELEARIDAVNAETIREVCTKYIYDKSPAIAAVGPIAQLPDFNQIRSNMCWLRD; from the exons ATGGCGGCGTCTGCAGCTCGAGCAGTGCTGTTGccggcggcgcggcggcggctcTGGGGTTTCACCGAGAGGCTCCTGATTAGAGACGCCGCCAGGCGG TCATTAtattttggaggggacagatTGAGAAGTACACAGGCTGCTACACAAGTTGTTCTGAATGTTCCTGAAACACGAGTAACACGTTTGGAAAATGGACTCAGAGTAGCTTCTGAAGACTCTGGGCTCTCAACATGCACA GTCGGGCTCTGGATTGATGCTGGAAGTCGATatgaaaatgagaagaataatgGAACAGCTCACTTTCTAGAGCATATGGCTTTCAAG GGCACCAAAAAGAGATCCCAGTTGGATCTGGAACTTGAGATTGAAAATATGGGTGCTCATCTCAATGCCTATACCTCCAGAGAGCAGACTGTATATTATGCCAAAGCATTCTCTAAAGACTTGCCAAGag CTGTAGAAATTCTTGCTGATATAATACAAAACAGCACTTTGGGAGCAGCAGAGATTGAACGTGAGCGTGGAGTAATCCTTAGAGAGATGCAGGAAGTTGAAACCAACTTACAAGAAGTTGTTTTTGATTATCTTCATGCCACAGCTTATCAGAATACTGCACTTGGACGGACCATTTTGGGACCAACTGAAAATATCAA ATCTATAAATCGCAAGGATTTAGTGGATTATATAACCACACATTATAAGGGGCCAAGAATAGTGCTTGCAGCTGCTGGAG GTGTTTCCCATGATGAACTGCTTGAGTTAGCAAAGTTTCATTTTGGTGACTCTTTATGCACACACAAAGGAGAAATaccagctctgcctccctgcaAATTCACAGGAAGTGAG ATTCGTGTGAGAGATGACAAGATGCCTTTGGCACACCTTGCAATAGCTGTTGAAGCTGTTGGTTGGGCACATCCAGATACAATCTGTCTCATGGTTGCAAACACACTGATTGGCAACTGGGATCGCTCTTTTGGAGGAGGAATG aaTTTATCTAGCAAGTTAGCCCAGCTCACTTGTCATGGCAGCCTCTGCCATAGCTTCCAGTCTTTCAACACTTCCTACACAGATACAGGATTATGGGGACTCTATATGGTTTGTGAACCAGCCACAGTTGCAGACATGCTACATGTTGTTCAAAAAGAATG GATGCGACTCTGTACAAGTGTCACTGAAAGTGAAGTTGCACGAGCCAAAAATCTTTTGAAGACAAATATGTTATTGCAGCTTGATG GTTCAACTCCAATATGTGAAGATATCGGTAGGCAAATGTTATGCTATAACAGAAGGATTCCCATCCCTGAGCTTGAAGCAAGAATTGAT GCTGTAAATGCTGAGACAATTCGAGAAGTATGTaccaaatatatttatgataagAGTCCAGCTATTGCTGCTGTTG GTCCTATAGCGCAACTACCAGATTTTAACCAGATTCGGAGTAACATGTGTTGGCTTCGTGATTAA